Genomic DNA from Nitratiruptor tergarcus DSM 16512:
TGTTTGAGTGGTAAGAAGACCCCTGTAGAAGATACATCTCACATAGACAGCACTCAAGATTTTCCATCTATGAATGAAAATACAAGTATTTCAAGCAGTTCAAGTGGTACAAAATCGAGGGCACAAATATATTGCGAGAGCCATGGTGGAACGTGGGCTGATGGAACATGTTTGAGTGGTAAGAAGACCCCTGTAGAAGATACATCTCACATAGACAGCACTCAAGATTTTCCATCTATGAATGAAAATACAAGTATTTCAAGCAGTTCAAGTGGTACAAAATCGAGGGCACAAATATATTGCGAGAGCCATGGTGGAACGTGGGCTGATGGAACATGTTTGAGTGGTAAGAAGACCCCTGTAGAAGATACATCTCACATAGACAGCACTCAAGATTTTCCATCTATGAATGAAAATACAAGTATTTCAAGCAGTTCAAGTGGTACAAAATCGAGGGCACAAATATATTGCGAGAGCCATGGTGGAACGTGGGCTGATGGAACATGTTTGAGCGATGGGAGCGATTCAAGTAGCTCTTCAAGCAGCAAACATCAAGTAGGCGATGAGATAAGTGGAGTGACTCAAGGAACCAACTCTTCAGTATCGAAAATCTTTACTATCGCTCAAAAGTTGGCAAAAAGAAGCTTGTCTATCGATGGTTATTTTGCCCATTATGGTTCTGGATCTTTTGACTGGATGTATAGAAGTGCAAAGAGTGGAAAAGTCTATAAACTTGAAGGCATGGATAAGAACGGCTATTTTAAATGGACAAATTTAACCGATTTTTTCAGCAAATCTTATGTAAGAAATGGAAAGATCATCATAGGCTCTCTTAAATCTACAAGAGATGTCAATAATGAGAAAACTTCAGCATTTATCAAAGATCTTGAAAATAAAGAATTCCCTATCGATGGTTATTTTGCCCATTATGGTTCTGGATCTTTTGACTGGATATATAAAAGTGCAAAGAGTGAAAAAGTTTGGAAACTTGAAGGTATGGATGAGAGCGGCTATTTTAAATGGACGAAATTAACAGACTATTTCAATGAAATTAGAGTGCAAGACGATAAAATTATAATTGGTAATGCTTTTGAAGAGACCTCTTCTGATACAACATCTTCTTTAAGCAATTCTGTTAGATCAGAAAGCTCTATTTCTTCAAGTTTATCACAAAGTAGTAGCTCTTCAAGCTCTACTCATTCGAGCTCATCAAGTATGCAAAGTAGCTCATCAAATAGTGTAAGTACTTTTCCAAGCATTTAAGAGAATAAAAAGTGAGATATTTCCTTCTTGCTTTTCTCCTTCTCCCCCTCTTTGGGTGGGAGTATTACACTCACGGATCTTTACAAACTCTCACCCCTCTACCTAACCATACTCGCTCTCTTAATATACACTATTTCAAAGATACGAAAGAGAGAACCATTGGTGCTACCAATCGCATTATTTTGAAAAAAAGAGATAAATGTGCCAACAAATGGCTTGCAAGATATCCTTACAAAGAACTTCAAAACGGTGATATACTACTTTTTACGAAAAATATAGAGGAGACTTTTACTGTAGCCAAAGAGCTCTATGAGAGTGGATGTGTCTATTTTGCTCATCCGGACTTTTTGGTTCCCATAAAGATGAGAAGTTATGATCCTCTTTTTTCTCAACAGTGGAATTTTTACAATATAGGCCAAGGCTACTCTGTGCCAAATGTTGATCTCAATGTGTATGAAGCGTGGCAGTATGCAACAGGGAGAGGTGTCAAAGTAGCCGTGATTGATAACGGCTTCGATTTAGGACACGAGGATCTTCAAGGTGCCTTTGTAGACCAAATAGATTTGGTAGATAACGACAACAATGCTTCATTTGATAACAATTTCGAACTTCACGGCACTGCATGTGCTGGACTTATAGCGGCGAGAAAAAATGGCAGAGGAGTGCAAGGGACTGCCTATGATGCAGCTCTCATTGGTATAAAGCTTATCGGTAATTATCCAGATGGAAGTGAGAAGTCTCTTTTTGTCTCCTCTATTGTGGCAGCTTTTTGGTATGCCAAGAGTCATGGGGCGGATGTGATTAATTGTAGCTGGGGAACATATGATGTAGCAGATGCAGTGAGAGATGCGATAAATGATGTTGCCTATAATGGAAGAGATGGAAAAGGAACAGTTATTGTCTTTGCAAGTGGAAATGAAGGAAGGGGAGACTGGTTTTGGGGAAATGATGAATCGGCTCTTCCCTCTGTTTTGGCAATAGGTGCTGTAACCAATCTTGGAGATGTTGCGTGGTATAGTAATTATGGCCCAGAACTTGATTTTGTTGCCCCAAGTGGCGGAGGAACCCTTCGCATAGCTACTACAGATATTAGAGGAGTTTTTGGATATGCAGATGGTTCCTTTGGTCATCCAGACTACTGTTATGCTACAGATACGACAGGATTCAATGGTACTTCTGCAGCAGCTCCTCAAATAAGTGGAGTTGTCGCTTTGATGTTGCAAAGAGATCCAGAGCTTACAAGAGATAAGATAGTAGCTATTTTGAAACAGACTGCAAGAAAAATAGGTGGTGATATTTATGACGAACAAGGACACAATGACTATTTTGGTTATGGTCTTGTAGATGCTAAAGCAGCTGTAGAAGAGGTGATACGAAGAAAGGTGCAAAAAGATGTAGTCAACAAAACTTTTGCTCTTAGTGGCTATTTTTTCCATATAGGAGATGGAAAATTTGATTGGATATATGTAAGCAAAAATCTAAAGTTTGTTTGTAAGTTGGAAGGCATGGATGAACATGGATACCTTCGATGGAATATTTTGCAATCTTCAAAAAAAAGAGGTTTTGATACTATCTCTTTAGATGGTCCCGTCATAACTTTTGGCAAGAGTTTGCAAACAGGAGCTTTATATCAGCAACTTGCTCATAGAAGTTTTGTTATAGATGGAGATTTTGTCCATTATAGTACAGGGGCATATGAGTGGATTTATATAGATAAAAATTCCTTGAAAAGTTTTAAGCTTGAAAGATTGAGTTATACTGGCTCATTTCTTTGGATTCCTCTAGATCTTTCATCTTATATAGAAAATGACAAAGTATCATTTAAATAGCAAGAAAAAAATCCCGAGTTTGCTATAATTATGCAAAAAAGTTGTTCATGGAAGCATTGAAAAAAAATAGTATCTTTATTGCTTTTTTACTTCTACTTGGATTTTTCACCTACTTTTATAACTATCAAAATCCTCCTAAACAGTTTTGGGATGAAAATTATCATATTGCTTCAGCCCAAAAATATATTGATCATGTAATGTTTATGGAACCACATCCTCCACTTGGAAAGATGCTTATAGCTTTGGGAGAAGTACTCTTGCATCCAAACAAAAATATAGACAAGAGTTCTTTTGACAAAACAGACTATATCAAACATTTCCCAAAAGGGATGAGTTATGCAGGATATCGCTTTTTCCCAGTTCTTTTTGCATGGTTTAATGTAGCTCTATTTTTTTTGATTTTATATGAGCTTACCAAGAACTCATGGATCTCATTTTTTGGTTCATTTCTTTATCTTTATGATAACGCCATTATTGTCCATAGCCGCGCTGCAATGCTTGAATCTATACAGCTCTTTTTTGTATTTGCTGCAATCTATTGGTTTGTCAAAAAATATAATGAATCAAAAGGCATTAAAGACTATCTCATTTTAGGTATTATAAGTGGCTTTGCGCTAGCTGTAAAAGCAAACAGTGCTATTTTATTTCTTTTGTGGGTATTATGGGTATTTAAAGATCTACGCTTGGGTGAACGTATAAAACTTTTAACAAAAAGTATTAGCTATTTCGGTGGAGCAGCAGTAATATTTTTGAGCGTATTCTATCTCCATTTTGCTCTTGGGCAAAAAGTAATAGACAATCGCTACTATGCAGCCTCGAAGGAATATAAAGAAATTATAAAAAAGGGAGAAACCGCCAATCCAAAATATTTTTGGATTATGTTAAGAGATAATCTCAAATATATGAGTAATTACCAAAAGGGAGTACCAAGGCTGAATCTCTGTAAGCCTGGTGAAAATGGATCGCTTTTTATAGGATGGCCTCTTGGTATCAAAGCTATTAGTTATCGTTGGGAAAAGCATGGAAGTAAAGTGCGCTATATTTATTTGCAAGGAAATCCTGTAACATGGATGATAGGATTTATTGCAGTGATTTTAAGCGGAGTACTTGTTTTAGCAGTATTTCTCTTTGGATTGCCGATAAGAAATCGCAAAATATTTGAGTATATTGTTGGATTTTTCTTTATCTATATCTCTTACATGATAGCTGTGGGGCAGATTCCAAGGGTGATGTATCTCTATCACTATTTTATACCTCTTACAATAAGCTATATCTTAGCGGTATTGCTTTTATGGTATCTCTATGAAGAGGAGATCAGGGCAAAAAGCAAAATTGTGTGGTCAAGTATCATCATGATAGCTGCTGCTATCGTCTTTACATGGTGGTTCTTTAGTCCATTTACCTACTACAAGCCTCTTAATACGCAAGAATTCAATAAAAGGGTATGGTTTGACTACTGGAAGCTTCATGCGATTCGATAAGCGCTGGGGACTTTTTGCTTTTGCTTTTACTCTTTGGCTATGGATAGGCTATAGTATTTATATCCACAGCGCAAAAAAGATTTTTAAAGTAACTATAATTCACTCCTCAAAACCTCTACATACACTCAATGATAAAATCTATCCGGATAAAAAAGAGATGATATGGGTAGAGAAGATTTTCTTTCCAAGAGGAAATGAGTTAAAACATCCAACATATGGGTATCTTGGTTATAAAAAAAATTTTGTCATGAGAATAGATGGTGATTTTTTACTTTCCAAAGATGCACCTCTAAAATTTGTGCTTTATTCTGACGATGGGGTGCGTCTTGTCATCGATGGAAAAAATGTGCTTGAATTTTTACAAAATAGACCTTTTGGAAAAAGCGAGGGGATCATCTATCTTAAAAAAGGGAAACACCATCTCCATATCGACTACTTTCAAGGGTACGGGCAGCTCGGTTTAGTTGGATACTATGCTGTTTTAAACGGTTTAAAACAAATAATAAGTGATAACAACAGTTTAAAACTTCTTGGAAATAACTCTCAAATAATAAAGTTTATAGAGCAATGATAGGAAGATTTTTTATCGTTGGAGCTATCTCCACAGCTGTAGACTATGTGTTTTACTCTTTACTGGTTTTTTTGGGTGTGCACTACGCTTTGGCAATTATCATTGGATATATGATGGGGCTTGTGGTCAATTTTTTCTTAGCAAGAAAAACTGTCTTTACCAAAGGAAGTAGATTTGAAAAAGTACATCATGAGTTTTTAGCTGTATTTGGTGTTTCAGTATTGGCTGTGGGGCTCAATATTTTGATCGTCTGGGCTTTGGCAAAAATAGGGCTTGACTACTATAGCGGTAGAGCAGTAGCATTGGTGGTTGTATTCTTCTTTAATTACTATGCAAGAAAAGGGTTTATCTATGTTGCATAAAACATTTACATTGGCTATGGTGGTACCTTGCTACAATGAAGAGGAAGTATTGCCAAAAACAAAAAAGGAGTTAGAAAAACTTCTCCACATTCTCATCGAAAAGGGGCTCATTTCACAAGAGAGCTTCATCTGCTTTGTAGATGATGGAAGCAAAGATAAAACTTGGAATCTCATAGAAGATTTTGCAAAAGAGTCTCATATAAAAGGACTTAAGCTCTCGCGCAATTTTGGCCATCAAAATGCCCTTCTTGCAGGACTTTTCTATGCAGAAGAGCTTTGCGATGCAGCGGTTAGCATGGATGCAGATTTGCAAGATGATATAAGTGTAGTAGAACAGATGTGCCAAAAATATTATGAAGGGTATGAAATCGTTTATGGAGTGCGTAAAAAAAGAGATACCGACACCTTTTTCAAAAGAGCTACTGCAGAAGGCTTTTACAAACTCATGCGCTGGATGGGAGTCGATATTATAGAAAATCATGCAGATTTTCGCCTCATGAGTAAAAGAGCGCTATCTTGGCTTAAAGAGTTTGAAGAAGTTAATCTATTCCTACGAGGAATCATCCCTCTTATCGGCCTTAAAAGTGATATCGTTTATTATGATAGAAAAGAGCGCTTTGCAGGAGAAAGCAAATATCCTCTCAAAAAAATGCTAGCATTTGCATGGGATGGGATCACATCATTTTCCGTAGTCCCTCTTCGATTTATCACGATACTCGGAATTATCGTATTACTACTTAGTTTTGCGCTTTCCGTGTGGACAGTTGGAGCGAAACTGAGTGGAGTAGCAGTGTCTGGATGGACATCGATGATGCTCATTGTCCTCTTTTTAGGGGGTGTGCAGATGCTATCTATTGGTATCATTGGAGAATATATCGGTAAAATATATAAAGAGACAAAAAGAAGACCGAGATTTTTTGTAGAGAAAATAGAGCCATAAAAAAATGGTACCTATATATGAGGAAGTGCTGATACTTCTCCATATTGAGGAGTACGCACCTTTGTATTTATAGTGTTTTTATTGAAATCTATTGTCACATTTAGTCTTTCACCATTTTGTACACTTGGTAAATCATCCATAAAAGTTGCTGGGATCTCTTTTATTTCATGGGTATTTCGTTTAATGATTCTAAGCTTTATGTCAGGTTTTCCAAGAAGCTCTTTTGGAACTTTAAGATAAAAAAAGCTATTATCTATTTTACCTGTAACAGGGATATAGTGCTGAGGATTACTAGTTGGCTTAATATTTTTATCTTCCGGATTAGGATCAATTAATTCTATATAATATTTACCTCCATGATCCCTAGATATTGCTTTAATCGTTGTATCTATAGGCTTTTTCTTTACTATATTCTTTTTCTTTTCTCTTTTTATGTCAACTGCTTCTTTCTTTTTATTAGAGTGCAAAGTAATTTTTATAGATGGCTCCGAAGAAGATGAATTTTGAAGAAAATTATTTTGAGAATCATCTAAGGAAACAGATGAAGATGGATTGTAAAAAAAGATAAAAAGTATTAAGAAAATACTACCAATTGCTATTCCAAAAAGAATCAAACTCTTATTCATATAAGACCTTTTTTAAGAAACATTATACAAAATATATATAAAGGAAATGCTATAATAAATTTTATGAAAAAAGAGATAATTCCAGCTAAAGTGATCAAAAAGCATAATAGTCTAACGGATGGATATATTCCAAAAACTCCAAAACAGGTACTTCCAGATAGACTTCTCAATGCACTTTATTATAAATATGAAAGAGAAGGAGTCACCTTTACCATCTCCTTACCAGACCTCAAAGAACTCCTTGGTTTGCAAAACGAAAAAGATGATACAAGAATATATGAAGCAATAGGTATTTTACAAAACCCTATTCAGATACGTGATTTTCATTTTCAAGGAAAAGCGGTCTCTTGGTTATCTGCTCCATTTTTAGCAAGAGCTATCAGGTGGAAAGAGAAAGCTAATGTGATTGAGTTTAAAATAGAGCCTATGATAGTAGAAGCTTTAAAGCAAAAAGCTGGTTACACTCCTTTAGATATAGAGATATGTAGTAGATTTCGCACTAAATATGGATTAAAGCTTTATGAAATGTATAGACGCTACTCCTCACTGCCTCACAAAGATCCATTCTCTGATAATCGCATAGGAATCATAAAAAAGAGTCTTCAAGAACTCAATCAGATATTTGGTACCCATTACAAAACTCCATCAAAACTTCTTTCTATGAAAGAGACAAAAACAAAACCACCTATTAATAGAGGATTAGAAGAGATAAAGAAGATCACAGGAGATCTGATCTACTGCTTCTATGACAAGCAGGAGAAAAAATTTATCTTTACATGGAACAGAAAACAAAAAAAGAGATATCCCAATGATATATGTATTGTTCCCACCACATCCATTGAACCATTTGCTAACTGGTATATGGAACATTTTACAGAAAATATTGCAAATCCTAAATCATATCTTAAAAAACTTCAGAGGCAAATTGTTTACAATAAATTTGATAATCTTGAAAAGTATTATCACCTTTATCTATTGGAACTTGGAAAAGACCCAAAAAAATGCTTTGATCCAGAAACAAAAAAATTTATTATATAACTTCTTGTTGTTTCAAAGTTTTTCGTACAAATACGCCCACAGAGAGCCCTTCTTCTTCGGCCATCTCTTCTAATTTTCTTTTTTCATCTTTTGTAAGAGCTATAGTAATCTTTTGATCCCTCTTTTCACTTTCATTCTTTTTTGGTCTTCCTCCTCTCTTTTGTATAGCTGTATGAGTTTTAATTTCTCTTGTTATTACATTTGCAAACTTATTCATCTTTTCTCCTTTGTAATATGTTTTAACTGTTAATAACAGTTTTAATTAGTATATAACTGTATTAAACTATTTAAATCTTCTATTATTTTGCTAGCTTTTTTATATGCATAAGCGCGAATACCACCTTGATTTGCAAGCTCGATAATAGATTTATTCTCATTGATAGCCGTTTGGAGTGCAATACTCAAAGGGATTGAAAAAATCTCTACTTCACTTTGTAGCACATCTGTAAAAACAAATCGTGCATCCTCTACATCTGCTGGTTTTTGCACCATATTGGCTACCATCAATATCGGTTTGTCAAAGAGTTTTACTTTATTGAGCGTATCCACAGTTCCCTGGACACTTTCTAATGTAGGAATAAATGGGATAATAACAAGTTCACTTCTTTGGATAGCAAGATCAAGTTTGATATCATCAAATCCCCCAAAATCAAATATCGCACTATCTACTTCAGGAACCGCTTTTGCATCGATATCTATTTTTTGTACATGTTGAGGAAGTCTTTGAGCAAGGCTTCCATACGGATCAATCTCTACTCCTTTGTAGCCAAAAGAGGTGATAAGCTGATGGGCTATGAGACTCTTGCCAACTCCCCCTTTAAAGTTGCAAATAGTGATATTTGCCATCAATAATCCTTATTCTATTAACTGTTATTTACTGTATATTTTAGTTTACAACAGTTTAAAACTATCTAAATCACCCTTGGATATTGATAGAGAAGATTGGCAAGAGCATGGCGGTAATAATAAAACCTATAATGCCTCCAACTATGAGCATCAGTGCTGGCTCGAGCAAGGATAAGAAGATAGCGATTTTATCTCTATTCTCTTCAAGATAGAGCTCAGAGAGGTTCTTGAGAATTACTGGTACCTGGCTTGTCTCCTCGCCAAGAGCAATCGCCTGGATAAAAGATCTATCTATAATATTGTCATGCTTAATTAAAGCATTGGAAAATTTTGAGCCTTCTACCACTTTTTGAGCTGCTTCATCAAAAATCTTTTGAATAACAGAGTTTTTTAGTATTTTTGATGAGAGGCTGATCGCTTGCACAAAGGGTATACCAGACTGCAAAAGCACAGAGGCCATATAGGAAAATCGTGCAAGTTCTGAGACCTGAATAATTTTTCCAAGAATAGGGAGCTTGAGCATTAATAGATCCACCATATATTTAAAGCGGCTGTTGTAGCGTAGCAGCAGTGAAAAGAGGATTGTGATAATGAGCAATCCTATACCAAGCTCCATCCAGTAGGATTTGAAAAAGTTGCCAAAATCTACAACAAACTGTGTAATTGGAGGAAGCTCTTGCTTCATCTGCACAAAAATAGAGGTAATCTTTGGCACTACATAGCTGATCATAAATCCAACCATAAAAATGGAGACAATAATGATGAAGAGAGGATAGGCAAAGGCGCTTTGTATCTGCTTATTAATACGATCTTGTTCTTTTAAGAATGTAGCAAGCTCGTTAAGCACCTCTTCAAGGGTTCCGCTCTCTTCTGCAACCTTTATAGACTGTTTGTAGAAATTTGGTAAATCAATGATAGATTGGGCTTCCAAAGCCTGATAAAAACTCTTTCCTTCATCAAGATAGGTGATGACTGAGGAGAGAAAATTGTAGATCTTTTTGTTGCTGGCATACTGGCTTTGTGCTAGGCGCAAAGCATTTGCTATAGGAATACCTGCTTTAAGGTAGATAGAAAGATCGCGGCTCAGAGTTGCTAGCTCAAGGTTCGATAGAGAAATTTTTCTTTTAAAAGAAAAATTTCCAAAAAGAGATGGTGAGGTCTCTTTGATGGAAGTAAAAAGGATATTGCGTGATTGCAACCTCGTTTTTGCATCTGCTAAATCTGTAGCCTCTATAACGCCTTTGACCTGCTTACCACTTTTTTTATCAATACCTTTGTACTTAAAAATCATCCTCTGCCTTAAAAGTTGTATTGACTTGAATCTGTTGGGATCCACTCACTTGGATCAAAATATTTTTGTGCTTCACTAATAGAATCAACTACTTTTACTGGCTTCATATAGGCATAAAAGATATAAAATTTATCTTTATACTCTACAATGTAACTGGAATTACTACCATTTGAAAAGAGTTCATAGGCAAAGCACACCTCTTGGGGATTACCATTTGCATCAAAAAGTGGAGGAAATTTTACAGGAGATAAAATACCATGAATATCAAAATCGTATACACTTACCTCTTTATCAAAAAACCCCTCTATCTTGTCTCTTCTTATTCCATCTATAAAAATATAGCACTCTTGACACTTATTGATGCAAGTAATTTTTGCACTTTCATTAAAATCATACTCCTCAAAAAGAGTCTTTATATCTTGCAGACCCAGTGACTTTGATAGATGCTCTTTGGTGTGAAGCTTTTGAATAAAGACACCATAAAGAATGGAGATAATAAGAATGACAATGAGAAGCTCAAAAAGTGTAAAACTACTTTTTGAGACAATCTTCATAACTTATATCTTTGTTTTCATCTTTCCCGCCCTCTTTGCCATCTGCTCCAAGGGAAATGAGATTAAAGCCATCTTCTTTTTTGACATAGATAAAAGGGTGTCCCCATGGATCTTTTGGTAGCTGGCCGTTAGAGAGGTAGCCTTTAGCAGAGTAGTTAGGGTACTTCTCTGGATCTGGATTTTTTATAAGTGCTTGGATGCCCTCTTCGGTATCTGGATAGTTTCCATTATCGAGCTTAAACATCTTGAGAGCCTGAGCAACACTCTGCATCTGTACACACACTAACTTTTGTTTTGCTTCTTCACTTTTTCCAATCAGATTTGGGAGCACAAGTGAAGCCAAAAGGCCAAGAATGATGATAACAATCATAAGTTCCATCAAAGAGAACGCTTTTTTCATACTTTTTCCTTTTAACGTATACCAGGGAAAGGAGAGCGTTCCTCTGGCATTTTTGTTTGGGTTTGTATATTATCGGGATGATCAAAATCGATATCTACACGAAACTGGCTTCCTTGTTCTAAAGAAGCAGCTTCGGAGAGAAAAGATGCATCTAAAGTTTTAGACTCTTTTGTTTCGAGATGAGTAATGCGTAACTTCACATCAGGTTTATCAAGCACAACTTTTGGCACACGCATAACAAACTCTTTTCCACTCACTTTTCCCTCTATATAGGTATAACTGCTTGGATCTTTTTCCAATTTGATATTTCTATCTTCTGGGTTTTCATCAACAACTTGAATGAGATAGGTGTGGTAATGATCTATGGTGGCAGCTTTAATAGAAGGGTCTATCTTTCTTTGGGGCTTCGCTTTTTTTTTCTCTTTTTTGATAGAAG
This window encodes:
- a CDS encoding replication initiation protein; translated protein: MKKEIIPAKVIKKHNSLTDGYIPKTPKQVLPDRLLNALYYKYEREGVTFTISLPDLKELLGLQNEKDDTRIYEAIGILQNPIQIRDFHFQGKAVSWLSAPFLARAIRWKEKANVIEFKIEPMIVEALKQKAGYTPLDIEICSRFRTKYGLKLYEMYRRYSSLPHKDPFSDNRIGIIKKSLQELNQIFGTHYKTPSKLLSMKETKTKPPINRGLEEIKKITGDLIYCFYDKQEKKFIFTWNRKQKKRYPNDICIVPTTSIEPFANWYMEHFTENIANPKSYLKKLQRQIVYNKFDNLEKYYHLYLLELGKDPKKCFDPETKKFII
- the gspG gene encoding type II secretion system major pseudopilin GspG — protein: MKKAFSLMELMIVIIILGLLASLVLPNLIGKSEEAKQKLVCVQMQSVAQALKMFKLDNGNYPDTEEGIQALIKNPDPEKYPNYSAKGYLSNGQLPKDPWGHPFIYVKKEDGFNLISLGADGKEGGKDENKDISYEDCLKK
- a CDS encoding PA14 domain-containing protein, encoding MTTGSFMRFDKRWGLFAFAFTLWLWIGYSIYIHSAKKIFKVTIIHSSKPLHTLNDKIYPDKKEMIWVEKIFFPRGNELKHPTYGYLGYKKNFVMRIDGDFLLSKDAPLKFVLYSDDGVRLVIDGKNVLEFLQNRPFGKSEGIIYLKKGKHHLHIDYFQGYGQLGLVGYYAVLNGLKQIISDNNSLKLLGNNSQIIKFIEQ
- a CDS encoding type II secretion system F family protein, with product MIFKYKGIDKKSGKQVKGVIEATDLADAKTRLQSRNILFTSIKETSPSLFGNFSFKRKISLSNLELATLSRDLSIYLKAGIPIANALRLAQSQYASNKKIYNFLSSVITYLDEGKSFYQALEAQSIIDLPNFYKQSIKVAEESGTLEEVLNELATFLKEQDRINKQIQSAFAYPLFIIIVSIFMVGFMISYVVPKITSIFVQMKQELPPITQFVVDFGNFFKSYWMELGIGLLIITILFSLLLRYNSRFKYMVDLLMLKLPILGKIIQVSELARFSYMASVLLQSGIPFVQAISLSSKILKNSVIQKIFDEAAQKVVEGSKFSNALIKHDNIIDRSFIQAIALGEETSQVPVILKNLSELYLEENRDKIAIFLSLLEPALMLIVGGIIGFIITAMLLPIFSINIQG
- a CDS encoding glycosyltransferase family 2 protein, which gives rise to MLHKTFTLAMVVPCYNEEEVLPKTKKELEKLLHILIEKGLISQESFICFVDDGSKDKTWNLIEDFAKESHIKGLKLSRNFGHQNALLAGLFYAEELCDAAVSMDADLQDDISVVEQMCQKYYEGYEIVYGVRKKRDTDTFFKRATAEGFYKLMRWMGVDIIENHADFRLMSKRALSWLKEFEEVNLFLRGIIPLIGLKSDIVYYDRKERFAGESKYPLKKMLAFAWDGITSFSVVPLRFITILGIIVLLLSFALSVWTVGAKLSGVAVSGWTSMMLIVLFLGGVQMLSIGIIGEYIGKIYKETKRRPRFFVEKIEP
- a CDS encoding plasmid mobilization protein is translated as MNKFANVITREIKTHTAIQKRGGRPKKNESEKRDQKITIALTKDEKRKLEEMAEEEGLSVGVFVRKTLKQQEVI
- a CDS encoding GtrA family protein; its protein translation is MIGRFFIVGAISTAVDYVFYSLLVFLGVHYALAIIIGYMMGLVVNFFLARKTVFTKGSRFEKVHHEFLAVFGVSVLAVGLNILIVWALAKIGLDYYSGRAVALVVVFFFNYYARKGFIYVA
- a CDS encoding phospholipid carrier-dependent glycosyltransferase, giving the protein MEALKKNSIFIAFLLLLGFFTYFYNYQNPPKQFWDENYHIASAQKYIDHVMFMEPHPPLGKMLIALGEVLLHPNKNIDKSSFDKTDYIKHFPKGMSYAGYRFFPVLFAWFNVALFFLILYELTKNSWISFFGSFLYLYDNAIIVHSRAAMLESIQLFFVFAAIYWFVKKYNESKGIKDYLILGIISGFALAVKANSAILFLLWVLWVFKDLRLGERIKLLTKSISYFGGAAVIFLSVFYLHFALGQKVIDNRYYAASKEYKEIIKKGETANPKYFWIMLRDNLKYMSNYQKGVPRLNLCKPGENGSLFIGWPLGIKAISYRWEKHGSKVRYIYLQGNPVTWMIGFIAVILSGVLVLAVFLFGLPIRNRKIFEYIVGFFFIYISYMIAVGQIPRVMYLYHYFIPLTISYILAVLLLWYLYEEEIRAKSKIVWSSIIMIAAAIVFTWWFFSPFTYYKPLNTQEFNKRVWFDYWKLHAIR
- a CDS encoding S8 family peptidase, translated to MRYFLLAFLLLPLFGWEYYTHGSLQTLTPLPNHTRSLNIHYFKDTKERTIGATNRIILKKRDKCANKWLARYPYKELQNGDILLFTKNIEETFTVAKELYESGCVYFAHPDFLVPIKMRSYDPLFSQQWNFYNIGQGYSVPNVDLNVYEAWQYATGRGVKVAVIDNGFDLGHEDLQGAFVDQIDLVDNDNNASFDNNFELHGTACAGLIAARKNGRGVQGTAYDAALIGIKLIGNYPDGSEKSLFVSSIVAAFWYAKSHGADVINCSWGTYDVADAVRDAINDVAYNGRDGKGTVIVFASGNEGRGDWFWGNDESALPSVLAIGAVTNLGDVAWYSNYGPELDFVAPSGGGTLRIATTDIRGVFGYADGSFGHPDYCYATDTTGFNGTSAAAPQISGVVALMLQRDPELTRDKIVAILKQTARKIGGDIYDEQGHNDYFGYGLVDAKAAVEEVIRRKVQKDVVNKTFALSGYFFHIGDGKFDWIYVSKNLKFVCKLEGMDEHGYLRWNILQSSKKRGFDTISLDGPVITFGKSLQTGALYQQLAHRSFVIDGDFVHYSTGAYEWIYIDKNSLKSFKLERLSYTGSFLWIPLDLSSYIENDKVSFK
- a CDS encoding ParA family protein: MANITICNFKGGVGKSLIAHQLITSFGYKGVEIDPYGSLAQRLPQHVQKIDIDAKAVPEVDSAIFDFGGFDDIKLDLAIQRSELVIIPFIPTLESVQGTVDTLNKVKLFDKPILMVANMVQKPADVEDARFVFTDVLQSEVEIFSIPLSIALQTAINENKSIIELANQGGIRAYAYKKASKIIEDLNSLIQLYTN